One stretch of Deinococcus aquaedulcis DNA includes these proteins:
- a CDS encoding GNAT family N-acetyltransferase, translating to MTLRLEPFRPAFEAALLNLVLSPEQLAFTAHPRDLLTQVQADPDRLAVALLDGERPVGLFALSVGAHCDKYLPQPDPGAVALSALSVDAREQGRGLGTAAMRALPSFVPRHFPQARRVVLAVNQRNPAARRTYDRAGFALLGERQGPAGPQWVMTLSLHSSTS from the coding sequence ATGACGCTCCGCCTTGAGCCCTTTCGACCGGCCTTTGAAGCCGCGCTGCTGAACTTGGTGCTGTCCCCAGAGCAACTGGCCTTCACCGCCCACCCCCGTGACCTGCTGACGCAGGTGCAGGCGGACCCAGACCGGCTGGCAGTGGCTCTTCTGGACGGCGAACGCCCGGTGGGCCTGTTTGCTCTGTCGGTGGGTGCTCACTGCGACAAGTATCTGCCGCAGCCCGACCCCGGCGCCGTGGCCCTCAGCGCCCTGAGCGTGGACGCCCGCGAGCAGGGACGCGGCCTGGGGACAGCAGCCATGCGCGCCCTGCCCAGCTTTGTGCCCAGGCATTTTCCGCAGGCGCGGCGTGTGGTGCTGGCCGTCAACCAGCGCAACCCCGCCGCCCGGCGCACCTACGACCGCGCCGGCTTTGCTCTGCTCGGCGAACGCCAAGGCCCCGCCGGCCCCCAGTGGGTGATGACCTTGTCGCTGCACTCAAGCACGTCGTAA
- the sugE gene encoding quaternary ammonium compound efflux SMR transporter SugE: MAWILLVIAGLLEVGWAIGLKYTEGFTRPLPTALTLLSMVASMGLLGLATKTLPIGTAYGVWVGIGAVGAAILGIVLFQEPATAPRLLFMALMVVAIVGLKATSGH, translated from the coding sequence ATGGCATGGATCTTGTTGGTGATTGCAGGTCTGCTGGAAGTCGGCTGGGCCATTGGCCTCAAATACACCGAGGGCTTTACTCGCCCCCTGCCCACCGCGCTGACCCTGCTGAGCATGGTGGCCAGCATGGGCCTGCTGGGGCTGGCCACCAAAACGCTGCCGATTGGCACGGCGTACGGCGTGTGGGTGGGCATTGGGGCGGTGGGCGCGGCCATCCTGGGCATCGTGCTGTTTCAGGAGCCCGCCACCGCGCCGCGCCTGCTGTTCATGGCGCTGATGGTCGTGGCGATTGTGGGCCTGAAGGCGACGAGCGGACATTAG
- a CDS encoding quinone-dependent dihydroorotate dehydrogenase: MYRSLLKPLLFRLDAEDAHHLTLGGLEAASKVPLWPQAARALTVPGGETLCQTLWGQAFASPVGLAAGLDKNGVAVPAFSALGFGFLEVGTVTPQPQPGNDRPRLFRLPPDEALINRMGFNNGGTEALHGRLQGLRTRPAPVWVNIGKNKATPNEAAAQDYRRCVAALQDVADAFVVNVSSPNTPGLRALQAADELAALVRAVLDEVEAGRVRALRRPPVLVKLAPDLHSADFEASVAAVVGAGAAGLIISNTTLARGGLTHPAQQEAGGLSGRPLTARSTALVREAYRLTGGRVPIVGVGGIFTAQDAYDKIRAGASLVEVYSALIYKGPGLVRELNAGLAELLRRDGLRGIDEVVGVDAG; this comes from the coding sequence GTGTACCGCTCGCTGCTGAAGCCGCTGCTGTTTCGCCTGGATGCCGAAGACGCCCACCACCTCACCCTGGGGGGCCTGGAGGCAGCCTCGAAGGTGCCGCTGTGGCCCCAGGCGGCGCGCGCCCTGACCGTCCCAGGCGGCGAAACTCTGTGCCAGACCCTGTGGGGGCAAGCCTTCGCCTCGCCCGTGGGGCTGGCGGCGGGGCTGGACAAGAACGGCGTGGCCGTGCCCGCGTTCAGTGCGCTGGGCTTCGGGTTTCTGGAGGTGGGGACAGTCACGCCCCAGCCGCAGCCAGGCAATGACCGGCCGCGCCTGTTTCGCCTGCCGCCCGACGAAGCACTGATTAACCGCATGGGCTTTAACAACGGCGGCACCGAGGCGCTGCACGGCCGGCTTCAAGGGCTGCGAACCCGCCCGGCACCCGTGTGGGTAAACATCGGCAAGAACAAGGCCACCCCCAACGAGGCCGCCGCACAGGATTACCGCCGCTGTGTAGCCGCGCTGCAGGACGTGGCCGACGCCTTTGTGGTGAATGTCAGCAGCCCCAATACCCCGGGCCTGCGCGCCCTGCAGGCCGCCGATGAGCTGGCGGCCCTGGTGCGCGCCGTGCTGGACGAGGTTGAGGCGGGCCGGGTGCGCGCCCTGCGCCGCCCCCCGGTACTCGTGAAGCTGGCCCCGGACCTGCACTCCGCCGATTTCGAGGCCAGTGTGGCGGCGGTGGTGGGCGCGGGGGCGGCCGGGCTGATCATCAGCAACACCACCCTGGCCCGGGGCGGCCTGACCCACCCCGCCCAGCAGGAGGCCGGCGGCCTCAGCGGGCGCCCGCTGACCGCGCGGTCCACGGCCCTGGTCCGTGAGGCCTACCGCCTGACTGGGGGCCGGGTACCCATCGTGGGCGTGGGCGGCATCTTCACCGCCCAGGACGCCTACGACAAGATTCGCGCGGGCGCCAGCCTCGTTGAGGTCTATTCCGCCCTGATCTACAAAGGCCCCGGGCTGGTCCGCGAACTGAATGCCGGTTTGGCCGAACTGCTGCGCCGCGATGGGTTGCGGGGCATAGATGAAGTGGTCGGGGTGGACGCGGGGTAA
- a CDS encoding RrF2 family transcriptional regulator, whose protein sequence is MWVSTKAQYGLRALIEIARRGGEAVPLKDVSERQGISQHYLEQIASNLRRAGFIKSIRGAHGGYRLARPPHEINAYDVVTAMEGSIAPVSCVEDDHVCESQNVCGTQSLWHRVDTALRDVLGSTTLADLIVESERQQHARLVQLEGSYLHPG, encoded by the coding sequence ATGTGGGTGTCCACCAAAGCGCAATACGGGCTGCGCGCCCTGATCGAGATCGCGCGGCGGGGCGGCGAGGCCGTGCCCCTTAAAGACGTGTCCGAACGCCAGGGCATCAGCCAGCACTACCTGGAGCAGATTGCCAGCAATCTGCGCCGGGCCGGGTTTATCAAGAGCATTCGCGGCGCGCACGGCGGCTACCGCCTGGCCCGGCCCCCGCACGAGATCAACGCCTACGACGTGGTCACCGCCATGGAAGGCAGCATCGCCCCGGTGTCGTGCGTGGAAGACGACCATGTGTGTGAAAGCCAGAATGTCTGCGGCACCCAGAGCCTGTGGCACCGCGTGGACACCGCCCTGCGCGACGTGCTGGGCAGCACCACCCTGGCCGACCTGATCGTGGAAAGCGAGCGCCAGCAGCACGCCCGGCTGGTGCAGCTGGAGGGCAGCTACCTGCATCCGGGTTGA